In one Cellulomonas sp. JZ18 genomic region, the following are encoded:
- the efp gene encoding elongation factor P: MATTNDLKNGTVLRIDGQLWTVIEFQHVKPGKGGAFVRTKLKNVLSGKVVDRTFNAGVKVETANVDKRDMQYLYKDGDDFVFMDTDTYDQLHVPAATVGSAANFMLESQTALVATNEGVPLYVELPPSVVLEVTYTEPGLQGDRSSAGTKPATLETGYEIQVPLFLEANTKVKVDTRDGSYLGRVND, encoded by the coding sequence GTGGCGACCACCAACGACCTGAAGAACGGCACCGTGCTGCGCATCGACGGCCAGCTGTGGACCGTCATCGAGTTCCAGCACGTCAAGCCCGGCAAGGGTGGCGCGTTCGTCCGCACCAAGCTGAAGAACGTGCTCTCCGGCAAGGTCGTCGACCGCACGTTCAACGCCGGCGTCAAGGTCGAGACGGCGAACGTCGACAAGCGCGACATGCAGTACCTGTACAAGGACGGCGACGACTTCGTGTTCATGGACACGGACACGTACGACCAGCTCCACGTCCCGGCCGCGACGGTCGGCTCGGCCGCGAACTTCATGCTCGAGTCGCAGACCGCGCTCGTCGCCACGAACGAGGGCGTCCCGCTCTACGTCGAGCTCCCGCCGTCGGTGGTCCTCGAGGTCACGTACACCGAGCCCGGCCTGCAGGGCGACCGCTCGTCGGCCGGCACGAAGCCGGCCACGCTCGAGACCGGCTACGAGATCCAGGTGCCGCTGTTCCTCGAGGCGAACACGAAGGTCAAGGTTGACACGCGCGACGGGTCGTACCTCGGCCGCGTGAACGACTGA
- a CDS encoding DUF6541 family protein: MTWTAAVPTVAVGLLALWLPGTLVAASWGVRGRLWLLATAPVLTLAVCGAVPLLLRGLPVAWSWPVAAGGTVALALTGLAVRRWVDRAPVRRTARPAVHAEQVARAQVREQVPAQVPAQVPGSPRRVPTALRVALPAAAALPAAVVALALGRPDRLVSGYDVPVHLNAVALVRRTGAASSLDVSAVNDPALQPREVDAAAWHALTALLPNTAPAVTFLVSVLVATVVVWPLATTALTAATFPRRPALLPWAALASVAGVAVPVELALGSGGMVPNGVALAVLPAVLALVLRAARDRTWAAAGLAVVAAGGLALTHPLGLVSLLVVLLPAAVAVATRAVRTRPPLHPVRLAVLVGAGALPLAALLVSAHPRMSGVLRFEPDAPLPLASALGELLGVKATGVGLPVAAPVVVVALLAAWWSRRVPHARPLAAAAALTFVLLACSMSSVPVLTDLDRPWYGEPRRIAPVLAAVLVPFAALGLRATARAGAARLRRVAGRASLRSPAPAVVAVAVLCGLLGAGATAQDLRDRHVTGPTAVAGDAELDALTTVDRGRVGDAVVVGAALSGTAHLFAVTGIDVLPRTPFAADTPQWRYLRTHLDELAPGSTACSVADDLGVGFVYVDPTVARAGSVDPQTRRLPTSALTPVLHAGPGTLYAITGCAA; the protein is encoded by the coding sequence ATGACGTGGACGGCAGCGGTCCCGACCGTCGCCGTCGGCCTCCTCGCGCTGTGGCTGCCCGGGACGCTCGTCGCCGCCTCGTGGGGCGTGCGCGGACGCCTGTGGCTGCTCGCCACCGCGCCGGTCCTGACGCTGGCCGTCTGCGGCGCGGTCCCCCTGCTCCTGCGCGGCCTGCCCGTGGCCTGGTCGTGGCCGGTCGCCGCCGGCGGCACCGTCGCCCTCGCGCTCACCGGGCTCGCGGTGCGGCGCTGGGTCGACCGGGCGCCCGTGCGGCGCACCGCGCGCCCGGCGGTCCACGCGGAGCAGGTCGCCCGCGCCCAGGTCCGGGAGCAGGTTCCGGCACAGGTCCCGGCACAGGTGCCGGGGTCGCCCCGGCGCGTCCCCACCGCCCTGCGCGTCGCGCTCCCCGCGGCCGCGGCGCTGCCGGCCGCCGTCGTCGCCCTCGCCCTCGGCCGACCGGACCGCCTGGTGTCCGGCTACGACGTGCCGGTGCACCTCAACGCCGTCGCCCTCGTGCGGCGCACCGGGGCGGCGTCCAGCCTCGACGTCAGCGCGGTCAACGACCCGGCGCTGCAGCCGCGCGAGGTCGACGCCGCGGCGTGGCACGCCCTGACGGCACTGCTGCCCAACACGGCACCCGCCGTCACGTTCCTGGTGAGCGTCCTGGTGGCCACGGTGGTCGTGTGGCCGCTCGCCACGACGGCCCTGACCGCGGCGACCTTCCCCCGCCGGCCGGCCCTGCTGCCGTGGGCGGCCCTCGCGAGCGTCGCGGGCGTCGCCGTCCCCGTCGAGCTCGCCCTCGGCTCCGGGGGCATGGTGCCGAACGGCGTCGCGCTGGCCGTGCTGCCGGCGGTGCTCGCGCTCGTGCTGCGCGCCGCCCGCGACCGCACCTGGGCCGCGGCCGGGCTGGCCGTCGTCGCCGCGGGCGGCCTCGCCCTCACCCACCCGCTGGGCCTCGTCTCGCTCCTGGTCGTCCTGCTGCCGGCCGCCGTGGCCGTCGCCACGCGGGCCGTCCGCACCCGTCCGCCCCTGCACCCGGTGCGCCTCGCCGTCCTCGTGGGGGCCGGTGCGCTGCCGCTGGCCGCGCTGCTCGTGTCGGCCCACCCGCGCATGTCCGGCGTCCTGCGGTTCGAGCCGGACGCGCCGCTGCCGCTCGCGAGCGCCCTCGGCGAGCTGCTCGGTGTCAAGGCGACGGGCGTCGGGCTCCCCGTCGCCGCACCCGTGGTGGTCGTCGCGCTCCTCGCGGCGTGGTGGTCGCGGCGCGTCCCGCACGCGCGGCCGCTGGCGGCGGCCGCCGCGCTGACCTTCGTGCTCCTCGCCTGCTCGATGTCGTCGGTCCCGGTGCTGACCGACCTGGACCGCCCCTGGTACGGCGAGCCGCGCCGCATCGCCCCCGTGCTGGCCGCGGTCCTCGTGCCCTTCGCGGCGCTCGGGCTGCGTGCGACGGCGCGCGCCGGCGCGGCGCGCCTGCGCCGGGTGGCGGGTCGCGCGTCCCTGCGGTCCCCCGCGCCGGCGGTCGTCGCCGTCGCCGTCCTGTGCGGGCTGCTCGGCGCCGGCGCGACCGCGCAGGACCTGCGCGACCGGCACGTCACGGGCCCCACCGCCGTCGCGGGCGACGCGGAGCTCGACGCCCTCACCACCGTCGACCGCGGACGCGTCGGCGACGCGGTGGTGGTCGGGGCGGCGCTCTCGGGCACCGCGCACCTGTTCGCGGTGACCGGGATCGACGTCCTGCCGCGCACGCCGTTCGCCGCCGACACCCCGCAATGGCGGTACCTGCGCACCCACCTCGACGAGCTCGCCCCCGGCAGTACGGCGTGCTCCGTCGCGGACGACCTAGGAGTGGGCTTCGTGTACGTCGACCCCACCGTGGCGCGTGCCGGCTCGGTCGACCCGCAGACGCGTCGCCTGCCGACCTCCGCGCTCACCCCGGTCCTGCACGCGGGGCCGGGGACGCTCTACGCGATCACCGGCTGCGCGGCCTGA
- the aroB gene encoding 3-dehydroquinate synthase — protein sequence MSTTATPEGAGTRTVTVAGEQPYDVVVGRHLLAHLPALLGTSVRRVLVVHPPTLAASADAVREDLLAQGYEVFLAEVPDAEEAKTAQVAAFLWQVLGQADFTRSDAVVGLGGGATTDLAGFVAATWLRGVRVVHVPTTVLAMVDAAVGGKTGINTAEGKNLVGAFHPPAGVLCDLAALESMNRHDFVAGLAEIVKAGFIADPRILELVEANTALLTDPVAAASSPVLLELVERAVAVKARVVGEDLREAGLREILNYGHTLGHAIEHVERYRWRHGAAVSVGMVFAAELARLAGRLDEDVVARHRAVLTSLGLPVTYRGDRWEQLVAAMRRDKKTRGDLLRFVVLEDVGRPVRLEGPDPTLLAAAYAEISADPEPGRGVVEL from the coding sequence GTGAGCACGACGGCGACGCCCGAGGGCGCGGGGACGCGCACGGTCACGGTGGCGGGGGAGCAGCCGTACGACGTGGTCGTCGGCCGGCACCTGCTGGCCCACCTGCCGGCGCTGCTCGGCACGTCGGTGCGGCGGGTGCTCGTCGTGCACCCCCCGACCCTGGCCGCGTCCGCCGACGCGGTCCGCGAGGACCTGCTCGCCCAGGGGTACGAGGTCTTCCTCGCCGAGGTCCCCGACGCCGAGGAGGCGAAGACCGCCCAGGTCGCGGCGTTCCTGTGGCAGGTGCTCGGGCAGGCGGACTTCACGCGCAGCGACGCCGTCGTGGGCCTGGGCGGCGGTGCGACGACCGACCTCGCGGGCTTCGTCGCCGCGACGTGGCTGCGCGGCGTGCGCGTCGTGCACGTGCCGACGACCGTGCTCGCGATGGTCGACGCGGCCGTCGGCGGCAAGACGGGCATCAACACGGCCGAGGGCAAGAACCTCGTCGGCGCGTTCCACCCGCCCGCGGGGGTGCTGTGCGACCTCGCGGCCCTGGAGTCGATGAACCGGCACGACTTCGTCGCGGGGCTGGCGGAGATCGTCAAGGCGGGCTTCATCGCCGACCCGCGCATCCTCGAGCTCGTCGAGGCGAACACCGCGCTGCTCACGGACCCCGTCGCCGCGGCGTCCTCACCCGTGCTGCTCGAGCTCGTCGAGCGGGCCGTCGCGGTCAAGGCGCGCGTGGTGGGGGAGGACCTGCGCGAGGCGGGGCTGCGCGAGATCCTCAACTACGGGCACACGCTGGGCCACGCGATCGAGCACGTCGAGCGGTACCGGTGGCGGCACGGCGCGGCGGTGTCCGTCGGCATGGTCTTCGCCGCCGAGCTCGCCCGCCTCGCCGGCCGGCTCGACGAGGACGTCGTCGCACGGCACCGCGCGGTGCTCACCTCGCTCGGCCTGCCCGTGACCTACCGCGGCGACCGCTGGGAGCAGCTGGTGGCGGCGATGCGCCGGGACAAGAAGACCCGCGGCGACCTGCTGCGGTTCGTCGTGCTCGAGGACGTCGGCCGGCCGGTGCGGCTGGAGGGACCCGACCCGACGCTGCTCGCGGCGGCCTACGCGGAGATCAGCGCCGACCCCGAACCGGGCCGCGGCGTCGTCGAGCTCTGA
- the aroC gene encoding chorismate synthase, whose protein sequence is MLRWLTSGESHGPALVGILDGLPAGVQVRTPDIQAALARRRLGYGRGARMKFEQDEVRLLGGVRHGLTQGGPVAIEVGNSEWPKWTDVMSADPVPAEALTIDAGTGDVREIARNRPLTRPRPGHADLVGMRKYGFDDARPVLERASARETATRVALGTVAAHFLEQAAGVRLVSHVVGIGPVSVPQDAPAPTPDDVAALDADPVRCFDPQTSAAMVAEIDQCHKDGDTLGGVVEVLVHGLPAGVGTYVQADRRLDARLAAALMGIQAIKGVEVGDGFRTAARRGSQAHDEIERDATGRIVRRTNRAGGIEGGMSNGEVVRVRAAMKPISTVPRALDTVDTATGEPAKAQHQRSDVCAVPPAAVVAEAMVALVVAQTLLEKTGGDSVAEVRRNLDAYLASVPELLR, encoded by the coding sequence ATGCTCCGTTGGTTGACGTCCGGCGAGTCGCACGGTCCCGCGCTCGTCGGCATCCTCGACGGCCTGCCGGCCGGCGTCCAGGTCCGCACCCCCGACATCCAGGCCGCGCTCGCGCGGCGCCGGCTGGGCTACGGCCGGGGCGCCCGGATGAAGTTCGAGCAGGACGAGGTCCGGCTGCTCGGCGGGGTGCGGCACGGCCTGACGCAGGGCGGCCCGGTCGCGATCGAGGTCGGCAACAGCGAGTGGCCCAAGTGGACCGACGTGATGTCCGCGGACCCGGTGCCGGCCGAGGCGCTGACGATCGACGCCGGTACCGGCGACGTGCGGGAGATCGCGCGCAACCGGCCGCTGACGCGGCCGCGCCCCGGCCACGCGGACCTCGTCGGGATGCGCAAGTACGGCTTCGACGACGCGCGCCCGGTGCTGGAGCGGGCGAGCGCCCGCGAGACCGCCACCCGCGTGGCGCTCGGCACGGTCGCCGCGCACTTCCTCGAGCAGGCCGCGGGCGTGCGGCTCGTCTCGCACGTCGTCGGCATCGGCCCCGTGTCGGTCCCGCAGGACGCGCCGGCGCCGACGCCCGACGACGTGGCCGCGCTCGACGCGGACCCGGTGCGGTGCTTCGACCCGCAGACGTCGGCCGCGATGGTCGCCGAGATCGACCAGTGCCACAAGGACGGGGACACCCTCGGCGGCGTCGTGGAGGTCCTGGTGCACGGGCTGCCCGCGGGCGTCGGCACGTACGTGCAGGCCGACCGGCGCCTCGACGCCCGCCTCGCCGCCGCCCTCATGGGCATCCAGGCCATCAAGGGCGTCGAGGTCGGCGACGGCTTCCGCACGGCGGCGCGCCGCGGGTCGCAGGCGCACGACGAGATCGAGCGCGACGCGACGGGCCGCATCGTGCGCCGCACGAACCGCGCGGGTGGCATCGAGGGCGGCATGTCGAACGGCGAGGTCGTGCGCGTGCGTGCCGCGATGAAGCCGATCTCGACCGTGCCGCGTGCGCTCGACACGGTCGACACGGCGACGGGGGAGCCGGCGAAGGCCCAGCACCAGCGCTCCGACGTGTGCGCGGTCCCGCCGGCCGCCGTCGTCGCCGAGGCGATGGTCGCGCTCGTCGTCGCGCAGACCCTGCTGGAGAAGACCGGCGGCGACTCGGTCGCGGAGGTCCGCCGCAACCTCGACGCCTACCTCGCGTCGGTGCCCGAGCTCCTGCGCTGA
- a CDS encoding fimbrial assembly protein, with the protein MSSILTRSVGTRRPATVGVPAVPQVNLLPPEYTQRQRLRGLKRRLLAVLVGVVAFAVVGYGAAVVSLNDARAEQTRAEDETTRLLQEQAKYSEVPQVLAELDRATAARTLGMSTEILWAPYLRAVGTVMPEGVGLTAFAMDGATPMLAPGAPASPLDDPSVATLTFTAKASQLVDTAAWTDALNAVPGFHGAWVSSATVEEFDGQPVYGYTSRVLVSADAYADRFAPEE; encoded by the coding sequence ATGAGCTCGATCCTCACCCGGTCCGTCGGGACGCGGCGGCCGGCGACGGTGGGCGTGCCGGCGGTGCCGCAGGTCAACCTGCTCCCGCCCGAGTACACCCAGCGCCAGCGCCTGCGGGGCCTCAAGCGGCGCCTGCTCGCGGTCCTCGTGGGCGTGGTCGCGTTCGCCGTCGTCGGCTACGGCGCGGCGGTCGTGTCGCTCAACGACGCGCGTGCGGAGCAGACCCGCGCCGAGGACGAGACCACGCGCCTGCTGCAGGAGCAGGCGAAGTACTCGGAGGTGCCCCAGGTGCTGGCCGAGCTGGACCGCGCCACGGCGGCACGGACGCTGGGCATGTCGACCGAGATCCTGTGGGCGCCGTACCTGCGCGCCGTGGGCACGGTCATGCCGGAGGGGGTCGGGCTCACCGCCTTCGCCATGGACGGGGCGACGCCGATGCTCGCGCCCGGCGCACCGGCCAGCCCGCTGGACGACCCGTCGGTGGCCACCCTCACCTTCACGGCGAAGGCGTCGCAGCTGGTCGACACCGCTGCCTGGACGGACGCCCTCAACGCCGTGCCCGGCTTCCACGGCGCGTGGGTGAGCAGCGCGACCGTCGAGGAGTTCGACGGCCAGCCCGTCTACGGCTACACGAGCCGCGTGCTCGTCTCGGCCGACGCCTACGCCGACCGCTTCGCCCCGGAGGAGTGA
- the pilM gene encoding type IV pilus assembly protein PilM, with amino-acid sequence MREGEVVERQTVGSTIKRMWAEHKFSGKQVVIGVGNQRVVVRDLDLPAMPMAQVRSSLPFQVADLIPVAVDDAILDYLPTGVRQGEGGDVMQGLLVAATKDTVGANTAAVEVAGLRPTVVDLSAFALARVMARGEALEHTVAVLDVGARVTTVAVVTRGVPRMVRMLPSGGQDVTEAVAAALQIPLDQAEVAKRAIGVGFATAPEHQRAAEQITTVVSALVEAVRNTLVYYASSHPGEGVEHVFLTGGASHLPGLGQYLSTATRLPVSAGQPLDNVEVARGVASDRLAEEQHTLAIALGLAMGAAA; translated from the coding sequence GTGCGCGAGGGCGAGGTCGTGGAGCGCCAGACCGTCGGCAGCACCATCAAGCGGATGTGGGCCGAGCACAAGTTCAGCGGCAAGCAGGTCGTCATCGGCGTCGGGAACCAGCGCGTCGTGGTGCGCGACCTCGACCTGCCGGCGATGCCGATGGCGCAGGTGCGCTCGTCGCTGCCGTTCCAGGTGGCCGACCTCATCCCCGTCGCCGTCGACGACGCGATCCTCGACTACCTGCCCACCGGCGTGCGCCAGGGCGAGGGCGGGGACGTCATGCAGGGTCTGCTCGTGGCCGCCACGAAGGACACGGTCGGCGCCAACACGGCCGCCGTCGAGGTGGCGGGCCTGCGTCCGACGGTCGTCGACCTCAGCGCGTTCGCCCTCGCGCGCGTCATGGCGCGCGGTGAGGCGCTCGAGCACACGGTGGCCGTGCTGGACGTCGGCGCCCGGGTGACGACCGTGGCCGTGGTGACGCGGGGCGTGCCGCGCATGGTCCGCATGCTGCCGTCGGGCGGCCAGGACGTGACCGAGGCCGTCGCCGCGGCGCTGCAGATCCCGCTCGACCAGGCCGAGGTCGCCAAGCGCGCGATCGGCGTCGGCTTCGCGACCGCGCCCGAGCACCAGCGCGCGGCGGAGCAGATCACCACGGTCGTCTCGGCACTGGTCGAGGCCGTCCGCAACACGCTCGTGTACTACGCGAGCAGCCACCCCGGCGAGGGGGTCGAGCACGTGTTCCTCACGGGCGGCGCCTCGCACCTGCCGGGGCTCGGGCAGTACCTGTCCACGGCGACCCGCCTGCCGGTCAGCGCCGGGCAGCCCCTCGACAACGTCGAGGTCGCGCGCGGCGTGGCGTCCGACCGCCTCGCGGAGGAGCAGCACACGCTCGCGATCGCGCTCGGACTCGCGATGGGAGCAGCAGCATGA
- a CDS encoding A24 family peptidase, whose protein sequence is MTLPLLVLAAVLGLAVGSFLNVVVWRVPRGESVVRPPSACPRCGHLIRHRDNVPVLGWLLLRGRCRDCGEPIAVRYPLVEAGTAVLLVAATAWTLTRDDGLWLLPAVAYLVAIGVALALIDLDTHRLPDAIVLPSYVVVAVLLAVAAAGTGDWGALLRAVVGGAALWTSYFLLVLVYPRGMGFGDVKLAGVLGMYLGWVGWGALLVGAFAAFVCGGSTRSSSSRSGVPGRGRASRSGRGCSSGARSVSCSASSCGAGTSTPRSWSEPTRAGASFPTGRACAIRACAQGVAPARR, encoded by the coding sequence GTGACCCTCCCGCTCCTCGTCCTCGCGGCGGTCCTCGGGCTCGCCGTCGGGTCGTTCCTCAACGTCGTCGTCTGGCGGGTGCCGCGCGGTGAGTCCGTCGTGCGGCCGCCGAGCGCGTGCCCCCGGTGCGGGCACCTCATCCGTCACCGGGACAACGTGCCCGTGCTCGGCTGGCTGCTGCTCCGCGGCCGGTGCCGCGACTGCGGGGAGCCGATCGCGGTGCGCTACCCGCTGGTCGAGGCAGGCACGGCCGTGCTGCTCGTGGCCGCGACCGCCTGGACGCTGACGCGCGACGACGGGCTCTGGCTGCTGCCCGCGGTGGCCTACCTCGTCGCGATCGGCGTCGCGCTCGCGCTCATCGACCTCGACACGCACCGCCTGCCCGACGCGATCGTGCTGCCGTCGTACGTCGTCGTCGCGGTGCTCCTGGCCGTGGCGGCGGCCGGCACGGGCGACTGGGGCGCGCTGCTGCGCGCGGTCGTGGGCGGCGCCGCGCTGTGGACGTCCTACTTCCTGCTCGTCCTCGTCTACCCGCGCGGCATGGGCTTCGGCGACGTCAAGCTCGCCGGCGTGCTCGGCATGTACCTCGGCTGGGTGGGCTGGGGGGCGCTGCTCGTCGGCGCCTTCGCGGCGTTCGTGTGCGGGGGCTCTACGCGCTCGTCCTCGTCGCGCTCCGGCGTGCCGGGAAGGGGTCGGGCGTCCCGTTCGGGCCGTGGATGCTCGTCGGGTGCGCGCTCGGTCTCGTGCTCGGCGAGCAGCTGTGGCGCGGGTACCTCGACGCCGCGCTCCTGGTCTGAGCCCACCCGCGCGGGCGCGTCCTTCCCGACCGGTCGCGCCTGCGCGATCCGGGCTTGTGCTCAAGGCGTCGCCCCCGCACGCCGATAG
- a CDS encoding type II secretion system protein J, translating into MTRLIATRLRGHHDDRGVTLPELLVTMLLMSILSLMVVGMVAGFSRTFAREREATDSTTIASAGMKEVTRVVRAATEIRPAGEPDNVPAFIDARPNELTLYAYIDTAAAAPKPVKVRFWIDPQRRLMETRWVTTSTASPWSFPATGAPTTVRPIARSLPVTAPAVFEYLDKDNEPMAIPAGGFSDAQKRLIAAVRVTLTVQTDPTGRAKAVTMRNAVGVPNRALDRVRATP; encoded by the coding sequence GTGACCCGGCTCATCGCGACCCGGCTCCGTGGCCACCACGACGACCGGGGCGTCACGCTGCCCGAGCTGCTCGTGACCATGCTGCTGATGTCGATCCTGTCCCTCATGGTCGTCGGCATGGTCGCCGGCTTCTCGCGCACCTTCGCGCGCGAGCGGGAGGCGACGGACTCGACCACCATCGCCTCGGCGGGCATGAAGGAGGTCACGCGCGTCGTGCGCGCCGCCACGGAGATCCGTCCGGCCGGCGAGCCCGACAACGTGCCGGCGTTCATCGACGCGAGGCCGAACGAGCTGACGCTGTACGCGTACATCGACACCGCGGCCGCCGCCCCGAAGCCCGTGAAGGTGCGGTTCTGGATCGACCCGCAGCGGCGGCTCATGGAGACGCGGTGGGTGACGACGTCGACGGCGTCGCCGTGGTCGTTCCCCGCGACGGGGGCGCCGACGACGGTCCGGCCCATCGCGCGGTCGCTGCCCGTGACCGCGCCGGCCGTCTTCGAGTACCTCGACAAGGACAACGAGCCGATGGCCATCCCGGCGGGCGGGTTCTCCGACGCGCAGAAGCGTCTGATCGCCGCCGTCCGCGTGACGCTGACGGTGCAGACCGACCCGACCGGGCGGGCCAAGGCAGTGACGATGCGGAACGCGGTCGGTGTCCCGAACCGCGCCCTGGACCGAGTGAGGGCGACCCCATGA
- a CDS encoding type II secretion system protein yields the protein MRTWWHRLQRVRAGDEGIGLAEVLVAMLLFAVVSTGLAYSMLGVLHLSRDSRVRAIAANLAAEEIDLARDTPDIFGLLDETRDVTVGSDTFRVQRRTQWVSDPDTDFTCGSAGVGSALRYKRVNVTVTWNGMKAGAEPVRSDTVLNPENHINDPSKGTILVSVLRADGTGNEGVTVSASPSVGSVIDTTDAQGCTYVLRVNPGKYTVTVSRSGHVSQDQVAAPSQEAVVTANATASLGFQLDREATYTARLAPHAPGAVAMPTGGSLKVTFLSTYGRATPTASSGGDSWQRSYRLHPFTAGYQAYAGQCEAADPTAWPESVVGGQTLRGALPESVAAAPGGTATLDVPMGVVEISGAGGDRFLRAVPVDPPAGSGLPGCTTKVDLGYGQAIPSSPASRVAVALPYGTWRLYYGNAAANAKTPLPLSRVTVPTPNVPGTVTAVESGGVVVTVDPRQPVTP from the coding sequence GTGCGCACCTGGTGGCACCGCCTGCAGCGCGTCCGCGCCGGTGACGAGGGCATCGGCCTGGCCGAGGTGCTCGTCGCGATGCTCCTGTTCGCGGTCGTCAGCACCGGGCTCGCGTACTCGATGCTCGGCGTGCTGCACCTCTCGCGCGACTCGCGCGTGCGCGCCATCGCGGCCAACCTCGCCGCCGAGGAGATCGACCTCGCGCGCGACACGCCGGACATCTTCGGCCTGCTGGACGAGACGCGTGACGTGACGGTCGGCTCGGACACCTTCCGCGTGCAGCGTCGCACGCAGTGGGTGTCCGACCCGGACACCGACTTCACCTGCGGCTCCGCCGGCGTCGGCTCGGCCCTGCGCTACAAGCGGGTCAACGTCACCGTGACCTGGAACGGCATGAAGGCCGGCGCGGAGCCCGTGCGCAGCGACACCGTGCTGAACCCCGAGAACCACATCAACGACCCGAGCAAGGGCACGATCCTGGTCTCGGTGCTGCGCGCCGACGGGACGGGGAACGAGGGCGTCACGGTGAGCGCGAGCCCGAGCGTCGGCAGCGTCATCGACACGACCGACGCGCAAGGCTGCACCTACGTGCTCCGCGTCAACCCCGGCAAGTACACCGTGACGGTGTCGCGGTCGGGCCACGTCAGCCAGGACCAGGTGGCGGCCCCGTCGCAGGAGGCCGTCGTCACGGCGAACGCGACCGCGTCGCTCGGCTTCCAGCTCGACCGCGAGGCGACGTACACGGCCCGCCTGGCGCCGCACGCGCCGGGCGCGGTCGCGATGCCCACCGGGGGCTCCCTCAAGGTGACCTTCCTCAGCACGTACGGACGCGCGACGCCGACCGCGTCGAGCGGCGGGGACAGCTGGCAGCGCAGCTACCGGCTGCACCCCTTCACCGCCGGCTACCAGGCGTACGCGGGGCAGTGCGAGGCCGCGGACCCGACGGCGTGGCCCGAGAGCGTCGTGGGGGGCCAGACGCTGCGGGGAGCGCTGCCGGAGAGCGTCGCCGCCGCGCCGGGCGGCACCGCCACCCTGGACGTGCCGATGGGTGTCGTCGAGATCAGCGGCGCCGGCGGTGACCGGTTCCTGCGCGCCGTGCCGGTCGACCCACCGGCCGGGAGCGGGCTGCCCGGGTGCACGACGAAGGTGGACCTCGGCTACGGGCAGGCGATCCCCTCGTCGCCCGCGTCCCGGGTCGCGGTCGCGCTGCCCTACGGGACGTGGCGGCTGTACTACGGGAACGCCGCCGCCAACGCGAAGACGCCGTTGCCCCTGAGCCGCGTGACGGTCCCCACGCCCAACGTCCCGGGTACGGTGACGGCGGTCGAGTCGGGCGGCGTCGTCGTCACCGTGGACCCCCGTCAGCCGGTGACCCCGTGA
- a CDS encoding prepilin-type N-terminal cleavage/methylation domain-containing protein, whose translation MIARVRTAMDKREGEKGFTLIELLVVIIIIGILAAIAIPAFLNQRTRGWEAQVESDLKNAALAAETYAVSNNGSYVGLTHTAGTTGKSLKENGYNATDRVSVTVTGASATSFTLSAQHSDLTSKTWTYNSTDGVIKESTSGGGTP comes from the coding sequence ATGATCGCTCGCGTCCGCACGGCGATGGACAAGCGCGAGGGTGAGAAGGGCTTCACCCTCATCGAGCTCCTCGTCGTCATCATCATCATCGGCATCCTCGCCGCGATCGCCATCCCGGCGTTCCTCAACCAGCGCACGCGGGGCTGGGAGGCGCAGGTCGAGTCCGACCTGAAGAACGCGGCGCTCGCCGCCGAGACCTACGCGGTCAGCAACAACGGCTCGTACGTGGGCCTGACCCACACGGCCGGCACCACGGGCAAGTCGCTCAAGGAGAACGGCTACAACGCCACGGACCGCGTCTCGGTCACCGTGACGGGTGCGTCCGCCACGTCGTTCACGCTGTCGGCGCAGCACTCCGACCTGACGTCGAAGACGTGGACGTACAACAGCACGGACGGCGTCATCAAGGAGTCCACGTCGGGTGGCGGCACCCCGTGA